Proteins co-encoded in one Bacillus infantis NRRL B-14911 genomic window:
- a CDS encoding CTP synthase has translation MTKYIFVTGGVVSSLGKGITAASLGRLLKNRGLNVTIQKFDPYINVDPGTMSPYQHGEVFVTGDGAETDLDLGHYERFIDINLTKFNNVTTGKIYSTVLKKERRGDYLGGTVQVIPHITNEIKERVMRAGHETNADVVITEIGGTVGDIESLPFLEAIRQIKSDIGRDNVMYIHCTLIPYIKAAGEMKTKPTQHSVKELRSLGIQPNVIVVRTEMPVSQDMKDKIGLFCDLDPKAVIECRDADTLYAVPLALQEQNFDQIVCDHLKLDCGQADMAEWTELLNKVRNLSKTTKIALVGKYVELQDAYISVVEALKHAGYSFDSDIEIKWVNSEEVTEGNVEELLQDADGILVPGGFGDRGIDGKILAIQYAREQKRPFLGICLGMQLASIEFARNVLSLEGAHSAEIDPSTPHPIIDLLPEQKDIEDLGGTLRLGLQACKLNEETNAYAAYQDEVVYERHRHRYEFNNHYRQAMEEKGFVFSGTSPDGRLVEIIEVKDHPWFVASQFHPEFISRPNRPQPLFRDFVGASLKHQENN, from the coding sequence ATGACAAAGTATATTTTTGTAACAGGCGGCGTTGTGTCGTCATTGGGAAAAGGGATCACCGCTGCGTCTTTGGGCCGCTTGCTGAAAAACAGAGGCTTGAATGTCACCATTCAGAAGTTTGACCCCTATATCAACGTTGACCCGGGAACCATGAGCCCATACCAGCACGGTGAAGTTTTCGTTACAGGCGATGGCGCCGAAACGGATTTGGATCTTGGCCACTATGAGCGCTTTATCGATATCAATCTGACTAAGTTCAATAATGTGACAACTGGAAAAATCTATTCCACTGTCCTGAAAAAAGAGCGCCGCGGCGACTATCTGGGCGGAACAGTCCAGGTTATCCCGCATATTACCAATGAAATCAAAGAAAGAGTTATGCGTGCAGGTCATGAGACCAATGCCGATGTCGTCATCACAGAAATCGGCGGTACAGTAGGGGATATCGAATCCCTGCCATTCCTTGAGGCGATCCGCCAGATCAAGAGTGATATCGGCCGCGACAACGTTATGTATATCCACTGTACCTTGATTCCTTACATCAAAGCTGCAGGCGAAATGAAAACAAAGCCGACACAGCACAGCGTAAAAGAACTGCGAAGCCTCGGGATCCAGCCAAATGTCATTGTTGTTCGTACTGAGATGCCGGTTTCCCAGGATATGAAGGATAAAATCGGTCTGTTCTGTGACCTTGATCCGAAGGCTGTTATCGAGTGCCGTGATGCCGATACATTATACGCAGTCCCACTTGCCCTGCAGGAGCAGAATTTTGACCAGATCGTTTGTGATCACTTGAAGCTGGATTGCGGACAGGCAGATATGGCTGAATGGACAGAGCTTCTGAACAAGGTCCGCAATCTGTCCAAGACAACGAAGATTGCCCTTGTCGGAAAGTATGTTGAGCTGCAGGATGCCTATATTTCTGTTGTGGAAGCATTGAAGCATGCCGGCTATTCTTTTGATTCTGATATTGAAATCAAATGGGTCAATTCAGAAGAAGTAACAGAAGGAAACGTGGAGGAGCTTCTTCAGGATGCTGACGGAATCCTTGTTCCGGGCGGATTCGGCGACCGCGGCATTGATGGAAAGATCCTTGCCATCCAGTATGCGCGCGAGCAGAAGCGCCCATTCCTTGGCATCTGCCTTGGCATGCAGCTTGCTTCCATTGAATTTGCCCGCAATGTCCTTTCATTGGAAGGAGCGCATTCAGCGGAAATTGATCCTTCTACACCGCATCCGATCATTGACCTGCTGCCTGAGCAGAAGGACATTGAAGATCTCGGAGGGACGCTCCGCCTTGGCCTGCAGGCATGCAAGCTGAATGAAGAAACAAATGCATATGCTGCTTACCAGGATGAGGTTGTTTATGAGCGCCACCGCCATCGCTATGAGTTCAACAACCATTACCGCCAGGCAATGGAGGAGAAAGGATTTGTCTTCTCTGGTACAAGCCCGGACGGCCGTCTTGTTGAGATCATTGAAGTGAAGGATCACCCTTGGTTTGTCGCTTCCCAGTTCCACCCTGAATTCATCTCAAGGCCAAACCGCCCGCAGCCGCTGTTCCGCGACTTCGTCGGCGCATCCTTGAAGCATCAGGAAAATAACTAA
- a CDS encoding 3-hydroxybutyryl-CoA dehydrogenase, giving the protein MEVKKVMVIGAGQMGSGIAQVCAQAGYEVLLNDLKAEYIDRGLGVIKKNLSRQVSKERMTEAEMEEVLRRLQPSDNLEDSGRVDLVIEAAVENIEIKADIFKRLDGIAPDHAILASNTSSLPITEIAAATKRPEKVIGMHFMNPVPVMKLVEIIRGLATADEVYTAIEEMTHKLGKVPVEVNDFPGFVSNRILMPMINEAIYTLYEGVAEKEAIDEVMKLGMNHPMGPLTLADFIGLDTCLYIMETLHEGFGDDKYRPCPLLRKYVKAGWLGKKSGRGFYQYS; this is encoded by the coding sequence GTGGAAGTGAAAAAAGTAATGGTCATCGGTGCAGGGCAGATGGGCTCTGGAATCGCACAGGTATGTGCACAGGCAGGATATGAAGTGCTGCTGAATGATTTGAAGGCTGAATATATTGACCGGGGGCTTGGTGTGATCAAGAAGAACCTGTCCCGTCAGGTATCCAAGGAGCGCATGACAGAGGCGGAGATGGAAGAGGTGCTCCGCCGCCTGCAGCCTTCTGACAATCTGGAAGACTCCGGCAGGGTGGACCTGGTAATCGAGGCTGCCGTAGAAAATATTGAAATTAAAGCCGATATCTTCAAACGGCTTGATGGGATTGCCCCGGATCATGCAATCCTGGCAAGCAATACATCTTCCCTGCCAATTACGGAAATTGCTGCCGCGACAAAGCGTCCGGAAAAGGTAATCGGGATGCATTTCATGAATCCGGTCCCGGTTATGAAACTGGTTGAAATCATCCGCGGGCTTGCTACAGCCGATGAGGTATACACAGCGATCGAGGAAATGACTCATAAGCTCGGCAAGGTGCCGGTCGAGGTAAATGATTTTCCGGGATTTGTCTCAAACCGCATCCTGATGCCGATGATCAATGAGGCCATCTATACCCTCTATGAAGGTGTTGCAGAAAAGGAAGCAATCGATGAAGTCATGAAGCTTGGCATGAACCATCCAATGGGGCCGCTCACATTGGCGGATTTCATTGGTCTAGATACGTGCCTTTACATTATGGAAACGCTTCATGAAGGGTTTGGCGATGATAAGTACCGCCCATGCCCGCTGCTCCGCAAATATGTGAAGGCTGGCTGGCTCGGGAAGAAGTCCGGCCGCGGCTTTTATCAGTACAGCTGA
- a CDS encoding DUF2529 domain-containing protein codes for MLKMFSTQLTGIFKKLMEKEEFSIEDAARLLAQAPAGEGRIQIYATREMKAAALEATEGAEPLASAAHWTDAHSENDIADTDRFLIISRHSNDGQAVALAKALSEKMIPFTAISTAVEGEGPSLAELADVHIDLKLTKGLLPDEEGNRFGYPSAIAALFVYHGLKFTIDEILSEYE; via the coding sequence TTGCTAAAAATGTTTTCAACCCAGCTGACGGGAATCTTCAAGAAGCTGATGGAAAAAGAAGAATTCAGCATTGAGGACGCAGCCCGGCTGCTGGCCCAGGCCCCTGCAGGCGAAGGCAGGATCCAGATTTATGCCACCCGCGAAATGAAGGCTGCTGCCCTGGAGGCCACGGAAGGAGCAGAACCGCTCGCATCCGCTGCCCATTGGACTGATGCTCATTCAGAAAATGATATCGCTGATACAGACCGCTTTCTGATCATCTCCCGCCACTCTAATGATGGACAGGCAGTCGCCCTGGCAAAAGCACTTTCTGAAAAAATGATTCCGTTTACCGCCATTTCCACTGCTGTAGAAGGAGAAGGCCCTTCCCTCGCTGAGCTTGCGGATGTCCATATCGACCTGAAATTAACAAAGGGACTGCTTCCCGATGAAGAAGGAAACCGCTTCGGCTACCCCTCTGCCATCGCTGCACTCTTTGTGTACCATGGTCTGAAGTTCACGATTGATGAGATATTGAGTGAGTATGAATAG
- a CDS encoding acyl-CoA dehydrogenase has product MNFRLTEEHEMIRKMVRDYAKNEVAPSAAERDEEERFDREIFDKMAELGLTGIPWPEEYGGIGSDYLAYCIAVEELSRVCASTGVTLSAHTSLAGWPIYKFGSEEQKQKYLKPMAQGEKIGAYGLTEPGSGSDAGGMRTTARLDGDHYVLNGSKIFITNGGIADIYVVFALTDPESRQKGTTAFIIESDFPGFSVGKKEKKLGIRSSPTTEIIFEDCRVPKKNMLGKEGEGFKIAMMTLDGGRNGIAAQAVGIAQGALDAAVDYAKEREQFGKPIALQQGIGFKLADMATSVEAARLLTYQAAWLESEGLPYGKESAMSKLFAGDAAMKVTTEAVQVFGGYGYTKDYPVERYMRDAKITQIYEGTQEIQRLVISRMITK; this is encoded by the coding sequence ATGAATTTCCGACTGACGGAAGAACATGAAATGATCAGGAAAATGGTCCGCGATTACGCAAAGAATGAAGTGGCGCCGAGCGCGGCAGAGCGCGATGAGGAAGAGCGCTTTGACCGTGAAATCTTCGATAAGATGGCCGAACTCGGGCTGACAGGAATCCCTTGGCCTGAAGAGTACGGCGGAATTGGAAGCGACTATCTGGCATACTGCATTGCAGTCGAGGAGCTTTCAAGGGTTTGTGCATCCACAGGGGTGACTTTGTCTGCCCATACATCGCTTGCAGGCTGGCCAATCTATAAGTTCGGCAGTGAAGAACAGAAGCAGAAATACTTGAAGCCGATGGCGCAGGGTGAAAAGATCGGTGCATACGGCCTGACAGAGCCGGGCAGCGGCTCGGATGCAGGCGGCATGAGGACGACGGCCCGCCTTGACGGTGACCATTATGTGCTGAACGGTTCAAAGATTTTTATCACAAACGGCGGAATCGCCGACATCTATGTCGTATTTGCCCTGACAGATCCGGAGAGCAGGCAGAAAGGCACCACAGCCTTCATCATTGAAAGTGATTTTCCTGGATTCTCTGTCGGCAAAAAGGAAAAGAAACTGGGCATCAGATCTTCGCCGACAACCGAAATCATCTTTGAAGACTGCCGTGTGCCAAAGAAAAATATGCTCGGCAAAGAAGGAGAAGGCTTTAAAATCGCCATGATGACTCTTGATGGCGGAAGGAACGGCATTGCAGCCCAGGCAGTCGGCATTGCCCAGGGGGCATTGGACGCTGCGGTCGATTATGCGAAAGAGCGGGAGCAGTTCGGCAAGCCGATCGCCCTTCAGCAGGGAATCGGCTTCAAGCTGGCCGATATGGCGACAAGTGTAGAGGCAGCAAGGCTCCTGACTTATCAGGCTGCATGGCTTGAGTCGGAAGGTCTGCCGTACGGCAAGGAATCGGCCATGTCCAAACTGTTTGCAGGCGATGCGGCAATGAAAGTGACAACTGAGGCCGTACAGGTCTTCGGCGGCTATGGCTACACCAAGGACTATCCGGTCGAACGATATATGCGTGACGCCAAGATTACGCAGATCTATGAAGGCACTCAGGAAATCCAGCGCCTTGTCATTTCCAGGATGATAACCAAATAG
- a CDS encoding acyl-CoA dehydrogenase: MNLRFTEEQEMMRKMVRDFAQSEIAPFIEKMEQGEFPRDILKKMGGLGLMGIPVPEKYGGAEMDFTSYIIAINELSKVSATVGVILSVHTSVGTNPILYFGTEEQKQKYVPKLAAGEYLGAFCLTEAGAGSDAGSLKTKAVRNGDEYILNGSKVFITNGGEADVYIVFASTSPELGTKGVSAFIVGKGTSGLVIGKDEEKMGLHGSRTVQLNFEDMRVPAENLLGAEGEGFKIAMANLDAGRIGIAAQALGIAEAALEAAVAYSKERSQFGKPISHQQGIGFKLADMATNVEASRLLVYQAAMMRQNGERCGMQASMAKLFASKTAVETSIEAVQVFGGYGYTEDYPVERYFRDSKITEIYEGTSEIQRIVISKNL; encoded by the coding sequence ATGAATTTACGGTTTACAGAAGAACAGGAAATGATGAGGAAAATGGTCCGTGACTTCGCCCAGAGCGAAATTGCGCCATTCATTGAAAAAATGGAGCAAGGGGAGTTTCCCCGTGACATATTGAAAAAGATGGGCGGACTCGGGCTGATGGGAATTCCCGTGCCCGAAAAATATGGCGGGGCAGAAATGGACTTCACCTCCTATATCATTGCCATCAATGAGCTGTCAAAGGTATCCGCAACCGTCGGAGTCATCCTGTCTGTCCATACATCGGTCGGCACCAACCCGATCCTGTATTTCGGGACGGAGGAGCAGAAGCAGAAGTATGTACCGAAACTTGCTGCGGGAGAATATCTCGGCGCATTCTGCCTGACAGAGGCCGGGGCAGGCTCTGATGCAGGCAGTTTGAAAACAAAGGCGGTCCGAAACGGGGATGAATACATCCTCAACGGCTCGAAGGTATTCATTACAAACGGCGGCGAAGCGGATGTGTATATCGTCTTCGCATCCACAAGCCCTGAGCTTGGGACAAAGGGCGTTTCTGCCTTCATTGTTGGAAAAGGGACATCCGGCCTTGTGATCGGCAAGGACGAGGAGAAGATGGGGCTTCACGGTTCCCGGACGGTTCAGCTCAACTTTGAGGATATGAGGGTTCCGGCAGAAAATCTCCTTGGTGCTGAAGGGGAAGGCTTCAAAATTGCCATGGCCAATCTGGACGCGGGGCGCATCGGCATTGCAGCCCAGGCCCTCGGCATCGCGGAGGCGGCATTGGAAGCAGCGGTTGCCTACTCGAAGGAACGAAGCCAATTCGGGAAGCCGATCAGCCATCAGCAGGGCATCGGCTTCAAGCTGGCTGATATGGCCACAAATGTAGAAGCCTCAAGACTGCTGGTCTACCAGGCAGCGATGATGCGCCAGAATGGCGAGCGCTGCGGGATGCAGGCCAGCATGGCAAAGCTTTTTGCCTCGAAAACAGCAGTGGAAACGAGCATAGAAGCTGTCCAGGTGTTCGGCGGCTATGGATATACAGAAGATTACCCTGTCGAGCGGTATTTCCGCGACAGTAAAATAACCGAAATCTATGAAGGCACAAGCGAGATTCAGAGAATTGTCATCAGCAAAAACCTGTAA
- the icmF gene encoding fused isobutyryl-CoA mutase/GTPase IcmF, with translation MSTAEIYRPKHHLRFVTASSLFDGHDASINIMRRIIQASGAEVIHLGHNRSVEEVVNAAIQEDVQGIAISSYQGGHVEYFKYMYDLLKERGASHIRIYGGGGGVIIPREIKELHEYGIARIFSPEDGRQKGLQGMINEMLAECDYPTVSVESAAELEKLEAGEVNSIARLITLAEHGVGLEKEAAAAAESLMERIKTLEKTAPVIGITGTGGAGKSSLTDELIRRFINEIPEKKVAILSVDPTKQKTGGALLGDRIRMNSIFSPRVYMRSLATRKSKSELSLAIKDAISVVKAAGFDLVVVETSGIGQGDAEIAEICDLSMYVMTSEFGAPSQLEKIDMLDYADLIVINKFERKGSEDARRQVQKQYQRNHMLFEKELEEMPVYGTIASQFNDPGTNALFAALVEKMNEKAGLGWSTSFSKNEVVEKQNVIIPNEQRYYLREVSETVRNYHKKAEDQAALARKLFQLEGAIQAVKESGGSEETLVSLEDLAAETKEKLTAESKKILEGWKNLKEKYSGEQFTTRIRDKEIITILKTKSLSGLQIPKVALPKYRDYGEIIRWVYRENVPGAFPYTAGVFPFKREGEDPKRQFAGEGTPERTNRRFHYLSKDDAAKRLSTAFDSVTLYGEDPDYRPDIYGKVGESGVSICTLDDMKKLYAGFDLCHPSTSVSMTINGPAPIILAMFMNTAVEQQVEKKEGELGRKLNEAEHEEVRAATLQTVRGTVQADILKEDQGQNTCIFSTEFALRMMGDIQQYFIDKKVRNYYSVSISGYHIAEAGANPLSQLAFTLANGFTYVEYYLSRGMKIDDFAPNLSFFFSNGLDPEYTVIGRVARRIWATVMRDKYGANERSQKLKYHIQTSGRSLHAQEIDFNDIRTTLQALMALHDNCNSLHTNAYDEAITTPTEESVRRAMAIQMIITKEHGLTKNENPLQGAFIIDELTDLVEEAVLQEFERINDRGGVLGAMEMQYQRGKIQDESMYYEMKKHTGELPIIGVNTYLNPNPPSEEQMDSMEIARATKEEKETQIRNLRSFQERNKDHAGEALSRLKEAAVTDGNIFAELMETVKYASLGQITRALYEVGGQYRRNM, from the coding sequence ATGAGTACAGCAGAAATTTACAGGCCGAAGCATCACTTGCGATTCGTTACCGCTTCAAGCCTTTTTGACGGGCATGACGCTTCCATCAATATTATGAGAAGGATCATCCAGGCGAGCGGGGCAGAGGTCATCCATCTTGGCCATAACCGGTCAGTGGAAGAGGTCGTGAATGCGGCGATCCAGGAGGATGTCCAGGGAATCGCGATTTCCTCCTATCAGGGAGGCCATGTTGAATATTTTAAATACATGTACGATTTGCTGAAGGAAAGGGGAGCTTCTCATATCCGCATCTACGGCGGAGGTGGAGGCGTCATCATCCCGCGCGAAATAAAAGAGCTTCATGAATACGGGATTGCCCGTATCTTCTCGCCGGAAGACGGCCGCCAGAAGGGTCTGCAGGGCATGATCAATGAAATGCTCGCTGAGTGCGACTATCCGACCGTTTCAGTGGAGAGTGCAGCAGAGCTTGAAAAGCTTGAAGCAGGCGAAGTGAACAGCATCGCCAGGCTGATCACGCTTGCCGAGCATGGCGTCGGGCTTGAAAAAGAAGCGGCAGCTGCGGCAGAATCGCTCATGGAAAGAATCAAGACACTGGAAAAAACAGCACCGGTTATCGGAATCACCGGGACTGGCGGAGCAGGAAAGAGCTCATTGACGGATGAGCTGATCCGCCGCTTCATCAATGAAATCCCTGAAAAGAAAGTAGCCATCCTTTCTGTCGATCCGACAAAGCAGAAAACAGGCGGAGCGCTGCTTGGCGACCGGATCCGCATGAATAGCATCTTTTCGCCGCGCGTCTATATGCGGAGCCTTGCGACACGGAAGTCCAAGAGCGAACTGTCGCTGGCCATCAAGGATGCCATCTCTGTCGTAAAGGCTGCCGGCTTTGACCTGGTTGTCGTCGAAACGAGCGGGATTGGGCAGGGTGATGCTGAAATCGCGGAAATCTGCGATCTGTCCATGTATGTGATGACAAGTGAATTCGGGGCGCCTTCCCAGCTTGAAAAAATTGATATGCTCGATTACGCTGACCTGATCGTCATCAATAAATTCGAGCGCAAGGGCTCAGAGGATGCCCGCCGCCAGGTGCAGAAGCAATATCAGCGCAACCATATGCTGTTTGAGAAAGAGCTGGAAGAGATGCCGGTCTACGGCACGATCGCCAGCCAGTTCAATGATCCGGGCACCAATGCTTTATTTGCCGCGCTGGTCGAAAAAATGAATGAAAAAGCGGGCCTCGGCTGGAGCACTTCTTTTTCCAAAAATGAAGTGGTCGAAAAGCAGAATGTCATCATTCCGAATGAACAGCGCTATTATTTGCGCGAAGTATCTGAAACGGTCCGCAATTACCATAAAAAAGCGGAAGACCAGGCAGCCCTTGCCAGGAAGCTGTTCCAGCTTGAAGGAGCAATCCAGGCCGTAAAAGAGTCAGGCGGAAGCGAAGAGACTCTGGTTTCCTTAGAGGACCTGGCTGCGGAAACAAAAGAAAAGCTGACAGCCGAATCAAAAAAGATCCTGGAAGGCTGGAAAAACCTCAAGGAGAAATACTCCGGGGAGCAGTTCACAACAAGGATCCGCGATAAGGAAATCATTACCATCCTGAAGACAAAGAGCCTTTCAGGCCTGCAGATCCCTAAGGTCGCGCTCCCGAAATACAGGGACTACGGCGAAATCATCCGCTGGGTTTACAGAGAGAATGTGCCGGGTGCCTTCCCATATACCGCAGGCGTCTTCCCGTTCAAGCGGGAGGGAGAGGATCCGAAGCGCCAGTTCGCCGGGGAAGGGACACCGGAACGGACGAACCGCCGCTTCCATTACCTATCAAAGGACGATGCGGCAAAGCGCCTGAGCACAGCGTTTGATTCCGTCACCTTATACGGCGAGGATCCGGACTACCGCCCGGATATTTACGGCAAGGTTGGGGAGAGCGGTGTCAGCATCTGTACGCTTGATGATATGAAAAAATTATATGCCGGCTTTGACCTTTGCCATCCGTCCACATCTGTTTCAATGACCATTAACGGACCGGCACCGATCATTCTGGCTATGTTCATGAACACGGCGGTCGAGCAGCAGGTGGAAAAGAAAGAAGGAGAGCTTGGCAGAAAGCTTAACGAAGCGGAGCATGAAGAAGTAAGGGCGGCGACTCTGCAGACGGTGCGCGGTACCGTCCAGGCGGATATCCTGAAGGAAGACCAGGGACAGAATACTTGCATCTTCTCAACAGAATTTGCCCTCAGAATGATGGGTGATATCCAACAGTATTTTATCGATAAAAAGGTCCGCAACTATTATTCTGTCTCCATTTCCGGCTACCATATCGCCGAGGCAGGGGCAAACCCGCTGTCACAGCTGGCCTTTACGCTGGCGAACGGCTTCACTTATGTTGAGTACTATTTGAGCAGAGGCATGAAGATCGATGATTTTGCGCCGAATCTTTCCTTCTTTTTCTCAAATGGGCTCGATCCGGAATACACCGTCATCGGCAGGGTGGCCCGCCGCATCTGGGCAACTGTAATGAGGGATAAATACGGAGCCAATGAGCGGAGCCAGAAGCTGAAGTACCATATCCAGACTTCAGGGCGCTCACTCCATGCCCAGGAAATTGATTTCAATGACATCCGGACAACACTGCAGGCATTAATGGCTCTCCATGATAACTGCAACTCCCTGCACACGAATGCCTATGATGAAGCAATCACCACGCCTACGGAGGAATCTGTCCGCCGGGCGATGGCCATCCAGATGATTATTACAAAAGAACATGGCCTTACAAAGAATGAAAATCCTCTGCAGGGGGCCTTCATCATCGATGAACTGACAGACCTGGTGGAAGAAGCGGTCCTGCAGGAGTTCGAACGGATCAACGACAGGGGCGGCGTGCTCGGTGCCATGGAAATGCAGTACCAGCGGGGCAAGATCCAGGATGAATCTATGTATTATGAAATGAAGAAGCATACCGGTGAGCTCCCGATCATCGGCGTGAACACATATCTGAATCCAAATCCTCCGTCAGAAGAGCAGATGGACAGCATGGAAATCGCAAGGGCGACGAAGGAAGAAAAAGAAACACAAATCAGGAATCTCAGGAGCTTCCAGGAACGGAACAAGGATCATGCAGGTGAAGCCCTGTCCCGCCTGAAAGAAGCAGCGGTGACAGACGGCAATATCTTTGCCGAGCTTATGGAAACCGTCAAGTATGCAAGCCTCGGACAGATCACGAGGGCGCTGTATGAGGTGGGCGGACAATACCGCCGCAATATGTAG
- the rpoE gene encoding DNA-directed RNA polymerase subunit delta: MSLDQFTKEELQEMSFIDIAYELLKGTKQQVSFTDIMNEYKTRLEVSDEEIRSRIAQFYTDLNLDGRFIAMGENRWGLRSWYPVDTMEEDTMTAAKPKKKKAKKAAKAEDIDLDLDEYDELDEEDIEYDDLDDDDDLDEDDDDLLEDDLDEDSDDDFEDDDELLEDDIEEDEDLDEEDEDLDEDEEDL; this comes from the coding sequence GTGAGTCTAGACCAATTCACAAAAGAAGAGCTGCAGGAAATGTCCTTTATCGATATTGCCTACGAACTGCTTAAAGGCACAAAGCAGCAGGTTTCTTTTACCGACATTATGAACGAATATAAAACGCGTCTTGAAGTATCAGATGAGGAAATCCGCTCAAGGATCGCCCAGTTCTATACTGACCTGAACCTTGACGGCCGCTTCATTGCAATGGGAGAAAACCGCTGGGGCCTTCGCAGCTGGTACCCTGTTGATACAATGGAAGAAGATACAATGACAGCAGCGAAGCCGAAGAAGAAAAAGGCCAAGAAAGCGGCGAAGGCTGAAGACATCGATCTTGATCTGGACGAGTATGATGAGCTCGACGAGGAAGACATCGAATACGATGACCTTGATGACGATGATGATCTGGACGAGGATGACGACGATCTACTCGAAGACGATCTCGATGAGGACTCAGACGACGACTTCGAAGATGATGATGAACTTCTTGAAGATGATATCGAAGAAGACGAAGACCTTGATGAAGAAGACGAGGACCTCGACGAAGACGAAGAAGATCTATAA
- a CDS encoding TetR/AcrR family transcriptional regulator produces MKKREVHASVKDEKLVKKRRDEMIKGAVNLFKQKGFHRTTTREIAKASGFSIGTLYEYIRTKEDVLYLVCDSIYDSVRDRLQEALDANRGTLDSLKLGIAYYFRVVDDMQDEVLVMYQEAKSLSKDALPYVLRKEIEMVSMFEDVIQRCVDNGELHLTEKEVKMIAHNIFVQGQMWGFRRWALQRVYSLDEYIELQTELLIQGIKHDQAKVPAGSKIQEQGESDE; encoded by the coding sequence ATGAAAAAACGGGAAGTCCATGCTTCTGTAAAAGATGAAAAGCTGGTGAAAAAGCGGCGGGACGAAATGATCAAGGGAGCGGTGAATCTTTTTAAGCAAAAAGGCTTTCACCGCACCACGACAAGGGAGATTGCAAAGGCCTCCGGATTCAGCATCGGAACGCTCTATGAGTACATCCGCACAAAGGAGGATGTGCTGTACCTTGTCTGTGACAGCATCTATGATTCGGTCCGCGACAGGCTGCAGGAGGCCCTTGATGCCAACAGGGGGACGCTCGATAGCCTGAAGCTCGGGATCGCCTACTATTTCCGGGTTGTGGATGATATGCAGGATGAAGTCCTGGTCATGTACCAGGAAGCAAAATCCCTGTCAAAGGATGCCCTTCCATATGTGCTGAGAAAAGAAATTGAAATGGTCTCCATGTTTGAAGATGTCATTCAGCGATGTGTGGACAACGGGGAACTCCATTTGACGGAAAAAGAGGTCAAGATGATCGCCCATAATATTTTCGTGCAGGGCCAGATGTGGGGATTCCGCCGCTGGGCGCTGCAGAGGGTGTACAGTCTTGATGAATATATTGAACTGCAGACAGAGCTTCTGATTCAAGGGATAAAGCATGATCAGGCAAAAGTGCCTGCCGGCAGTAAAATCCAGGAACAGGGGGAGTCAGACGAATGA